A genomic stretch from Haloarcula laminariae includes:
- a CDS encoding pentapeptide repeat-containing protein, which yields MKNANLAEATLCGANLSGAVLNQANIESANLRGPS from the coding sequence CTGAAAAATGCCAACCTCGCCGAAGCTACACTCTGTGGGGCCAATCTCTCGGGCGCTGTCCTTAATCAGGCTAATATTGAGTCCGCCAACCTGCGTGGGCCAAGCTGA
- the cas5b gene encoding type I-B CRISPR-associated protein Cas5b, which produces MSPDIDADGVPDRCLSFTVKSTWGHFKRVGRSATKQTYRVPPRTTVAGMLAAIVGAERNSYYDTFGADNAAIAITPLSDIRTVNIPTVGLGTDPKQDVTTNVGNYYSEFNLTYQNTEGDRQLHAYEVLADPAYRIDVALEDNDFYEELRDHLEAGTAVYPPSLGKSEYLATIDDVQAGHPERVNADTQLDVDSVVPGSLSDTIPQSGVTYGVERSPAVMERHNGGRRTTRFDDYVYTQQADSTVQIGARTDAIPVSVESRTVVFR; this is translated from the coding sequence ATGTCACCAGATATTGACGCGGATGGCGTTCCGGACCGCTGCCTATCGTTTACTGTCAAGTCAACCTGGGGCCATTTCAAACGAGTCGGGCGGAGCGCGACCAAGCAAACGTATCGAGTCCCCCCACGAACGACCGTTGCCGGCATGCTTGCAGCTATCGTTGGTGCCGAGCGGAACTCGTACTACGATACCTTTGGGGCTGACAACGCTGCTATCGCGATAACGCCACTGTCGGACATTCGTACGGTCAATATTCCAACCGTGGGGCTCGGAACCGACCCGAAACAGGATGTCACGACGAACGTCGGTAACTACTATAGTGAGTTCAATCTCACCTACCAGAATACCGAAGGCGACCGGCAACTGCACGCGTACGAAGTTCTTGCGGACCCAGCGTACCGTATCGACGTGGCCCTAGAAGACAACGACTTCTACGAGGAACTGCGGGACCACCTCGAGGCTGGAACAGCCGTATATCCGCCCAGCCTCGGGAAATCCGAGTACCTCGCGACGATAGATGATGTCCAAGCGGGGCATCCGGAACGAGTGAACGCGGACACTCAGCTCGATGTGGACTCGGTTGTGCCAGGTTCGCTCTCGGATACGATTCCACAAAGCGGTGTAACGTACGGTGTTGAGCGGTCGCCTGCGGTAATGGAGCGGCATAATGGCGGCCGCCGGACGACCCGGTTCGACGACTATGTTTACACCCAACAGGCTGATAGTACGGTTCAAATCGGAGCCAGAACGGACGCAATCCCTGTTTCCGTCGAATCGCGTACTGTCGTCTTCCGCTGA
- a CDS encoding CRISPR-associated endonuclease Cas3'' produces MQLPLISHPTRNETPETYTEAQLTPRGDLRLASHNRVVADRAVRLFGNNDATTDVLRAAAALHDFGKATPQFQAYVRPEETATCPDEETTHARLGALATWYVLGELNAPDRDRLAATLAVARHHQALPNAAQYTAETLARAFEEHAEPTQAQLTAIDEVWPEAAEALLAQTPVSDPDWEPFYSWALSGDIASELRDVSARETLGGYTVETEALPKRLYDRTLRFWSALTLADKSHAMDIPEGWIFDLQTLGRGAIEDYIGELRREASENSLEARLNDERERARRQTVRGVHEWLAASSSQIATLTLPTGLGKTFTGLSAAFEARDILADDTQPTSLIVYALPYTSIIEQTREIFENPELWGADPQQSALTVHHYLSETVVHHDEYADADTAATDDETAAFLGEAWRDGTILTTFVQLFESLAGPTNRQGVKLPALESSIIILDEPQALPKDWWDGIVRLLDILTDEYDAHVIAMTATQPSLVRNLQTESLLANGLQHDVAECEDCQQGPTYETDLPPDPKATYFEDAERVRYTIDDTALSRAPGVEETHVAYDSAADRVLASVDDEGSTLAICNTIGSSRELTNVLNARPDVTHLGEAIQDVLNEHDVDAADPARTTGALVDEVMQRVSPASAVQPPNDDQPDPSRDLDSSSETYLLTLTSRCRPFDRQLLIEIADRLSTRDERFVLVSTQAIEAGVDLSFETVFRDIAPLDSIVQAAGRCNRSYEWGRNGGRVIVWMLADPDEATPATPSTDPPAYYVYEKGATDAGVPGHLELISEILASVPDTSDVADATLSRDAVAAYFDALETKSLWSGDLRAAIDDANARWLGSQSLIGGRPTCDVMVAQTAADEGEITAISDCLAGDDPTGFDKLQNAASLRVSLPKSIVEDTPRLPRLDRRERDADGVQVFEHTGGTGLKYDLVSGGLHLADEPISNQSQF; encoded by the coding sequence ATGCAGCTGCCACTGATTTCACACCCGACACGGAACGAGACGCCCGAGACATACACAGAGGCGCAACTGACGCCGCGTGGCGACCTCCGATTGGCGTCCCACAACCGAGTCGTCGCAGACCGAGCAGTCCGACTCTTCGGCAACAACGATGCCACGACCGATGTACTCCGTGCAGCTGCTGCCCTCCACGATTTCGGGAAGGCAACCCCGCAGTTTCAGGCATACGTCCGCCCGGAGGAGACAGCAACGTGTCCCGACGAGGAGACAACGCATGCCCGTCTTGGTGCGTTGGCGACTTGGTACGTGTTGGGCGAACTGAACGCGCCAGATAGAGACCGTCTCGCGGCGACCTTGGCGGTCGCTCGGCACCATCAGGCGCTACCGAACGCGGCACAATACACCGCAGAAACGCTGGCTCGTGCGTTCGAAGAGCATGCAGAGCCAACCCAGGCACAGCTGACAGCCATCGACGAAGTGTGGCCCGAGGCAGCGGAGGCGTTGCTGGCACAAACACCGGTTTCGGATCCGGACTGGGAGCCGTTCTATTCATGGGCACTCTCCGGTGACATCGCGTCGGAACTTCGTGATGTCAGTGCCCGCGAGACACTCGGGGGGTACACGGTCGAGACTGAGGCGCTCCCCAAGCGACTCTACGACCGAACGCTTCGATTCTGGTCAGCACTCACCCTGGCTGATAAGAGCCATGCAATGGACATTCCGGAGGGCTGGATATTCGACTTGCAGACGTTGGGGCGTGGAGCTATCGAGGACTACATCGGAGAGTTGCGGCGTGAGGCGTCCGAGAACAGTCTCGAAGCACGTCTGAACGACGAACGAGAGCGTGCTCGTCGACAGACCGTGCGGGGAGTCCACGAGTGGTTGGCGGCTTCGAGTTCACAAATTGCAACGTTGACCCTCCCGACAGGCTTGGGAAAGACCTTCACAGGATTATCAGCGGCGTTCGAGGCGAGAGATATCCTCGCAGATGATACACAGCCGACGAGCCTCATCGTCTACGCGCTTCCCTATACGAGCATTATCGAGCAGACACGCGAGATATTCGAGAATCCGGAGCTGTGGGGGGCCGATCCACAACAATCGGCACTGACGGTGCATCACTATCTCAGCGAGACGGTCGTGCATCATGATGAGTATGCGGATGCAGACACGGCAGCCACAGACGACGAGACCGCTGCGTTCCTCGGGGAAGCATGGCGCGATGGGACGATACTTACCACGTTCGTACAGCTGTTCGAGAGTCTTGCTGGCCCGACCAATCGACAGGGAGTGAAACTCCCCGCACTCGAGTCGAGTATCATCATCCTGGACGAACCACAAGCACTCCCCAAAGACTGGTGGGACGGAATCGTCCGGCTGCTCGATATCCTGACTGACGAGTACGACGCACACGTCATCGCTATGACGGCAACCCAGCCGAGTCTGGTCAGGAACCTCCAAACCGAGTCACTGCTTGCGAACGGACTACAACACGATGTAGCAGAGTGTGAAGACTGCCAGCAGGGGCCGACGTACGAGACTGACTTACCACCGGACCCGAAGGCGACGTATTTCGAAGACGCAGAGCGTGTCCGGTACACCATCGATGACACGGCGCTGAGTCGGGCCCCTGGCGTCGAAGAGACACACGTTGCTTACGACTCCGCTGCCGATCGCGTGCTAGCGTCAGTTGACGACGAGGGGTCGACACTGGCCATCTGTAACACTATCGGGAGCTCGAGAGAGCTCACGAATGTGCTCAACGCCCGGCCAGATGTGACCCACCTGGGAGAAGCGATTCAAGATGTCCTCAACGAGCACGATGTGGATGCGGCCGACCCAGCTCGTACCACTGGCGCACTCGTCGACGAAGTCATGCAGCGTGTGTCACCTGCCAGTGCAGTACAACCGCCGAATGACGACCAACCGGACCCAAGCCGAGATTTGGACAGCAGCTCAGAGACGTACTTATTGACACTGACATCACGGTGTCGCCCCTTCGATCGGCAGCTGCTGATTGAAATCGCTGACCGCCTCTCGACACGTGACGAGCGATTCGTGCTCGTTTCGACGCAAGCCATCGAAGCAGGCGTTGATCTTAGCTTCGAGACCGTCTTTCGTGATATCGCACCACTGGATAGCATCGTCCAGGCCGCGGGCCGGTGCAACCGGTCCTACGAGTGGGGACGGAACGGCGGCCGGGTGATCGTCTGGATGTTAGCCGACCCAGATGAAGCGACACCGGCGACCCCGAGCACCGACCCACCAGCCTACTACGTCTACGAGAAAGGGGCGACCGACGCTGGTGTGCCGGGACATCTCGAGCTTATCTCGGAGATCCTCGCTTCGGTCCCCGATACAAGCGATGTCGCCGATGCGACGCTCTCTCGGGACGCTGTCGCAGCCTACTTCGACGCTCTCGAAACCAAGTCGCTCTGGAGTGGCGACTTGCGAGCGGCGATTGACGATGCCAACGCCAGATGGCTCGGCAGCCAATCGCTAATCGGTGGTCGCCCGACGTGTGATGTCATGGTCGCACAGACCGCAGCTGACGAGGGTGAAATCACGGCCATCTCTGACTGTCTCGCGGGCGATGACCCGACCGGGTTCGACAAGTTACAGAACGCTGCTAGTCTGCGTGTCTCACTGCCGAAGTCGATTGTCGAGGACACACCACGACTCCCACGACTCGACAGACGCGAGCGCGATGCAGACGGAGTCCAAGTGTTCGAGCATACCGGTGGGACTGGTCTCAAATACGACCTCGTGAGCGGTGGTTTACACTTGGCAGACGAGCCTATCTCCAATCAGTCCCAGTTCTGA
- a CDS encoding UvrD-helicase domain-containing protein, producing the protein MSENIPQLEGAQARIREAFLNHESGLFTLACTAGFGKSTTAEQIAAEGLATAADAGTPHPEDCLAVVSFSRDDAASIEPGLDAVLTAFADDNLTTEQSLDDQTANRLQRGLRQSEYIGTIDSVLRSVFEGVTTEVGFDEMPTVGNEALLASLRRDSLEELRKEPEYAGLFEQLEDAYGESTRVDDLLEAGRKAKRERRLSEGAFRDQLTDTVDDIYPEGPPSTLTDIRNDIRRSYNDTAADAFEPAESPEAAVHRDQECHDHWRDCISAFTSLVVAYERVYDSTCRDRGVIGHSDVAYWIATFFDTATGDQRGADHTVDETVRERIRQRHAKHFQTLVVDEAQDISVVQHDALGELVPDDARVLLAGDTNQCIYSWRNARPDLFSQACTQGHYFNRDWRVHEREQAAKTYRMRPDITAAVDTVFTDVFTDAQRGAVETLETDYPLVTTDRDGNQTPSVHVAGYHANGIPGSDKWFETGEADTLANYLHSAIATAEFDTQGSTTEITVLFPRRSNMDLLERELQARGLAVSNASQQLFATPLVELICAVVDWLVNPFDPDRTRALFEDEACAFLRATPPADSPLETAPKEVVSNHDFQFEAVSDKTEFIPAVESFIGGLRALATRQARHASDPGELVLEDIIETLNLRTDPLGLVEDEERCLAIIDALLDHVGEWEGTDRYSLEDLSAVFDEYRREPKHGPAVPVVNTADYDIVFRTIHNMKGDEADVVCLADISKPVGAYGPHGEVFLDHTETVALAPPETEARIQVEQDTQGDQTESTPLRWIANRWVDDHLAGAPSLQEAGIAHRADRWRLLYVALTRARDHLVLSLPHEQASGSQAPRNSWVGTLQHALELERAPQQGSYELTVQRPDGQRPLTVGVNDVPFDPPPMSTASQPVPRASVSPPPVQTRRTPRFISGSTLAPLQTAFDRHWLPYLQGRALHTEQPDPDSELELPFDAVGPETVGTIAHDVLTAAISLDISTEHLRACSGPLEQALVASVADHAAKASLSERAAIRDFVGNTVCPQFAATTTWTRLQASSAQFIEEPVDAVANVAGIKVEAHNHVDIVSVTPDGTWHVDDLKIALTEPGEALRSRHKRQVGLYVWALRQQLPGDTNPEVSGTLTYLGTKSLTHNLTVSEDDIRESLEQLRSR; encoded by the coding sequence GTGAGTGAAAACATCCCACAACTAGAGGGTGCACAGGCGCGAATCCGTGAGGCGTTTCTCAACCACGAATCCGGTCTGTTCACACTCGCGTGTACTGCCGGATTCGGGAAGTCGACGACAGCAGAGCAAATCGCAGCCGAGGGACTGGCTACTGCTGCAGACGCCGGCACACCACATCCTGAAGACTGTCTTGCAGTTGTCTCGTTTTCCCGCGACGATGCCGCAAGTATCGAACCCGGATTAGATGCCGTACTCACCGCGTTTGCCGACGACAACTTGACGACTGAACAGTCACTCGATGACCAAACCGCGAACAGACTCCAGCGTGGTCTCCGCCAGTCGGAGTACATTGGGACTATCGATAGTGTCCTTCGGTCAGTATTCGAAGGCGTTACGACAGAAGTCGGCTTCGACGAGATGCCCACAGTCGGGAATGAAGCGTTGCTGGCCTCGCTCCGTCGTGACAGCCTCGAGGAGTTACGCAAGGAACCCGAGTACGCCGGGCTGTTCGAGCAATTGGAAGACGCATACGGCGAGTCAACAAGAGTCGACGACCTGCTGGAAGCGGGCCGCAAAGCGAAACGCGAGCGACGGCTCTCCGAAGGGGCCTTTCGTGACCAGCTCACAGACACCGTCGACGATATCTATCCAGAGGGACCGCCTTCTACGCTCACAGACATTCGTAACGACATCAGACGGAGTTACAACGATACTGCGGCGGACGCGTTCGAGCCAGCCGAGTCGCCTGAAGCGGCAGTTCATCGCGATCAGGAATGTCACGACCACTGGCGCGACTGTATCAGCGCGTTCACCTCGCTCGTCGTCGCCTACGAACGTGTCTACGACAGCACCTGTCGCGACCGCGGCGTCATCGGCCACAGTGATGTAGCCTACTGGATTGCAACGTTCTTCGACACGGCTACCGGCGACCAACGTGGCGCCGACCATACGGTCGACGAGACAGTCCGTGAGCGCATCCGACAGCGGCATGCGAAGCATTTCCAGACGCTGGTGGTCGACGAAGCACAAGATATCTCTGTCGTTCAGCACGACGCACTCGGGGAATTAGTACCAGATGACGCCCGTGTGTTGCTCGCGGGCGATACGAACCAGTGTATCTACAGCTGGCGTAACGCTCGGCCCGACCTGTTCTCACAGGCCTGCACACAGGGCCATTACTTCAACAGAGACTGGCGCGTTCACGAGCGAGAACAGGCGGCGAAGACGTACCGGATGCGACCGGACATCACCGCCGCTGTCGACACCGTATTTACCGACGTATTCACTGATGCGCAACGCGGCGCTGTCGAGACGCTGGAGACGGACTATCCACTGGTGACCACCGATCGGGATGGAAACCAGACGCCCTCAGTACACGTGGCGGGATATCACGCCAACGGAATTCCGGGAAGCGACAAATGGTTCGAGACCGGTGAAGCTGATACCCTTGCAAACTACCTCCACAGTGCTATTGCGACAGCTGAGTTTGACACCCAGGGATCGACGACGGAGATTACCGTCCTGTTCCCCCGACGGTCGAATATGGACCTGCTCGAACGAGAACTGCAGGCCCGCGGGCTCGCAGTTTCCAACGCGAGCCAACAGCTGTTCGCGACACCGCTCGTCGAACTCATCTGTGCGGTCGTCGACTGGCTTGTCAATCCGTTCGACCCAGACCGGACGCGGGCCTTGTTCGAAGATGAGGCCTGTGCATTCCTCCGAGCGACGCCGCCAGCGGACAGCCCACTCGAGACCGCTCCAAAGGAAGTGGTATCCAATCACGACTTTCAGTTCGAGGCGGTATCAGACAAGACTGAATTCATCCCTGCCGTCGAATCGTTTATCGGCGGGCTTCGCGCTCTCGCAACGCGACAGGCCCGCCACGCGAGCGACCCCGGCGAGCTCGTGTTGGAAGACATCATCGAGACGCTCAATTTGCGGACCGACCCGCTAGGGCTCGTCGAGGATGAGGAACGCTGCCTCGCAATCATCGACGCGCTACTTGACCATGTCGGTGAGTGGGAAGGGACCGACCGCTACAGTCTCGAAGACCTCTCAGCCGTGTTTGACGAGTATCGTCGTGAGCCAAAACACGGCCCAGCAGTTCCAGTAGTGAACACGGCGGACTACGACATCGTCTTCCGAACCATCCACAATATGAAGGGCGACGAAGCCGATGTCGTCTGTTTGGCAGATATAAGCAAACCTGTAGGTGCCTACGGCCCTCACGGCGAAGTGTTTCTCGACCATACCGAAACGGTCGCACTGGCACCCCCGGAAACGGAAGCCAGGATACAGGTCGAGCAGGATACACAGGGGGACCAAACCGAGTCGACACCGCTACGATGGATAGCTAATCGCTGGGTCGATGACCACCTCGCCGGCGCACCGTCACTCCAGGAAGCCGGCATCGCCCACAGGGCCGACCGCTGGCGACTCCTCTACGTCGCTCTAACCCGGGCGCGAGATCACCTCGTACTCTCGCTCCCACATGAGCAAGCAAGCGGCTCACAAGCGCCACGAAACAGCTGGGTCGGCACCCTCCAGCACGCACTCGAACTAGAGCGGGCACCACAACAGGGTAGCTACGAGCTCACAGTACAGCGACCCGACGGTCAGAGACCACTTACAGTCGGTGTGAATGATGTCCCGTTCGATCCACCGCCCATGTCGACTGCGTCTCAACCAGTCCCACGAGCATCAGTATCGCCGCCGCCAGTCCAAACCCGGCGGACACCACGGTTCATCAGTGGGAGTACACTCGCACCGCTCCAGACAGCGTTCGACCGCCACTGGCTCCCATATCTGCAAGGCCGAGCGTTACATACTGAGCAACCTGACCCCGACTCAGAATTGGAGCTCCCGTTCGACGCTGTTGGCCCGGAGACTGTCGGAACGATTGCACACGACGTACTGACGGCGGCTATCAGCCTGGATATCAGTACAGAGCACCTCCGGGCCTGTTCGGGACCATTGGAACAGGCGCTAGTCGCTAGTGTTGCCGACCACGCCGCCAAGGCCAGCCTATCCGAGCGAGCGGCTATCCGTGACTTCGTGGGTAACACTGTTTGCCCGCAGTTTGCAGCCACAACAACATGGACCCGATTGCAAGCAAGCTCAGCACAGTTTATCGAGGAACCAGTGGATGCAGTCGCTAACGTAGCAGGAATCAAGGTAGAAGCACACAACCATGTCGACATCGTCTCCGTCACTCCGGACGGCACCTGGCACGTGGACGACCTGAAGATTGCACTCACGGAACCTGGAGAGGCGCTCCGTTCCCGGCATAAACGACAGGTCGGACTCTATGTCTGGGCACTCAGACAGCAACTGCCCGGAGACACGAACCCCGAGGTCTCTGGGACACTCACATACCTCGGAACCAAATCCCTCACTCATAACCTGACGGTTTCTGAGGACGATATTCGGGAGTCTTTGGAACAACTTCGGTCGCGGTGA
- a CDS encoding PadR family transcriptional regulator produces MTTYHDLTGFRRDCLQAIAACEGEPYGLALKEWLDDRYSEPINHSRLYQNLDRLVEDDLVAVAETTTDDERRTVYTLTDTGRQLLEAHAGEVAQLQHQGTLIADGGHKDTRIFH; encoded by the coding sequence ATGACGACCTACCACGACCTCACGGGCTTTCGCCGGGACTGTCTGCAGGCCATCGCCGCCTGTGAGGGCGAGCCCTACGGTCTCGCGCTGAAGGAATGGCTCGACGACCGCTACAGCGAGCCCATCAACCACAGCCGACTCTACCAGAATCTTGACCGACTCGTCGAGGACGACCTGGTCGCGGTCGCCGAGACGACCACCGATGACGAGCGCCGCACCGTGTATACGCTGACCGACACTGGCCGACAGCTGCTCGAAGCCCACGCCGGCGAGGTCGCCCAGCTCCAACACCAGGGCACACTCATCGCCGACGGCGGGCACAAAGATACTCGCATCTTTCACTGA
- a CDS encoding DUF6293 family protein has protein sequence MASYIIICVNKAHMSKKRVQMLPTTKDEDRLAKSLKEQVPDRVYILYNKDPIAMHDGLNEDVTKNVEGIVQDYTLCYDRDEVFKTGIDFYRFNEALVEVYKLIYKESKRGNEVLVNVSGGTKPVAIALTFACSLVDNGEPIYYVAEKYPNSHSQTETDSQGVVDTPFEIGPLQGLDLSDILPDKTEEKKIRLILQLLEADAPSGTAELLSQAGVIAPEKPEDEKEASNRRSILQSHYPKARSLKEDKIASKGDDGYTLTNSGELIARLIKAREEAEQELVEE, from the coding sequence ATGGCAAGCTATATTATAATTTGTGTTAACAAAGCACATATGTCAAAGAAAAGGGTGCAAATGCTGCCCACGACCAAGGATGAAGATAGACTTGCAAAGAGTTTGAAAGAACAGGTCCCCGACCGTGTGTATATTCTATACAATAAAGATCCGATAGCAATGCATGATGGATTAAACGAAGATGTCACAAAAAATGTTGAAGGTATTGTGCAGGATTATACACTGTGCTACGATCGCGACGAGGTTTTCAAAACGGGAATTGATTTTTATCGGTTCAATGAAGCTCTTGTAGAAGTTTACAAGCTAATATATAAAGAAAGTAAGCGAGGAAACGAGGTCTTGGTGAATGTTTCCGGCGGGACAAAGCCTGTTGCTATTGCCCTTACTTTTGCATGTTCCCTAGTAGATAACGGAGAACCAATATACTACGTAGCAGAAAAGTATCCGAACTCACATTCGCAAACGGAAACGGATAGTCAGGGTGTTGTGGATACTCCATTTGAGATTGGGCCACTACAAGGATTAGACCTCAGTGATATTCTACCAGACAAGACAGAAGAGAAGAAAATACGATTAATTCTCCAGCTCTTAGAAGCAGATGCTCCCTCAGGTACGGCTGAATTACTCAGCCAGGCTGGGGTTATTGCTCCTGAAAAGCCAGAAGATGAAAAGGAAGCAAGCAACCGGAGAAGTATCCTGCAGTCACATTATCCAAAAGCTCGGAGCTTAAAGGAAGACAAGATTGCTTCGAAAGGGGATGATGGCTACACTCTCACGAACAGTGGTGAACTGATTGCGCGACTTATTAAGGCGCGAGAAGAAGCTGAGCAAGAACTTGTTGAAGAATAA
- a CDS encoding type II toxin-antitoxin system death-on-curing family toxin translates to MNNSAEDDFWYPTVDDILTLHADIIAEDSSSDSGVHDPDRVEFVLTYIRDGYFGEVPSTVHEKAFHLMRLLASNHWFADGNKRTALNTTELFYLLNGYQLDYGDDIRSMLKLFSVRETLIDDTAGPAYLADQTTEVAPDADSDPLAGLVVLILALVAEYSDEDLEDIIPEDDDATSVRDQFGLTREYGTTVNLTEEESESTDGS, encoded by the coding sequence ATGAATAATTCAGCGGAGGACGATTTCTGGTATCCAACTGTCGACGACATCTTGACATTACATGCTGATATCATCGCTGAGGATTCGTCGTCGGATTCGGGTGTTCACGACCCGGACCGCGTCGAGTTCGTCCTCACGTATATCCGCGATGGATACTTCGGTGAGGTGCCGTCGACTGTCCATGAGAAGGCCTTTCACTTGATGCGCCTACTGGCATCGAACCACTGGTTTGCGGATGGCAATAAACGAACTGCGCTCAACACAACTGAGTTGTTCTATCTACTGAATGGATACCAGCTGGACTACGGTGATGATATTCGGTCGATGCTCAAGCTGTTCTCAGTGCGTGAAACATTGATCGACGATACCGCCGGACCGGCCTATCTCGCCGATCAAACGACAGAGGTAGCGCCAGATGCGGACTCTGACCCGCTTGCTGGCCTCGTAGTTCTTATTCTTGCGCTTGTAGCGGAGTACTCTGATGAGGATCTCGAAGACATCATCCCCGAGGATGATGATGCGACATCAGTCAGGGACCAGTTCGGTCTGACCCGTGAGTATGGCACAACGGTTAACCTTACCGAGGAAGAATCTGAATCTACAGATGGCAGCTGA